A portion of the Clostridium gelidum genome contains these proteins:
- a CDS encoding DUF1667 domain-containing protein — protein MTNKDIFTSLVRLKSDPNYKVISVKSNKPIEKCLWREFSKVLSRIYVSTPIDIGDIICKNIMNTGIDIICTKRIH, from the coding sequence ATGACTAATAAAGATATTTTTACAAGTTTAGTTAGATTAAAAAGTGATCCCAATTATAAAGTTATCTCAGTAAAAAGTAATAAACCTATAGAAAAATGTTTATGGAGAGAATTTTCAAAAGTTCTTAGTAGAATTTATGTAAGTACACCTATTGATATTGGAGATATCATTTGTAAGAATATAATGAATACTGGTATAGATATAATATGTACTAAAAGGATACATTAA
- a CDS encoding NAD(P)/FAD-dependent oxidoreductase, whose amino-acid sequence MDYDVLILGGGIIGCAVAYELSKYNINIALIEKDYDVANDLSCSNTAVIYDGSESYDDIMAKLENRGTSLIEKHCKKFNIKYNKVGALRISSNETRYDVFDIMYKNAMERSIEGVNIIEGNQIYNIEPNLGTNINKALYSKNIALIAPYNLAVSYAEVAADNGVNFRLEEEVIDIKNISKGFKVTTNKNKFTCKFVINTISNEISIDKQSKTYNEINSKKIKYILFNGKLKNNINGVVINDIDDDTSIINISTLSKGSLIGIKSNNYLSLEEELKLSQSILTGIKKESITNIFTETYSEESMFIDDSNIIDGYIKVVGNHYAKITIAPAIALDIEEKIKVNMNITKKRDYVDRKREVYIFRNMSKDQKNKIIALDERYGNIICSCNCISEGEIVDSIRRPLGARTVKAVKRRTGIGLGSCNGSDCNMKIIKILAREMNKSVLNVVDDSMHSKVLVGRIKEFNEI is encoded by the coding sequence ATGGATTATGATGTATTAATTTTAGGTGGAGGAATAATTGGCTGTGCAGTGGCATATGAGCTTTCTAAATATAATATAAACATAGCTTTAATTGAAAAGGATTATGATGTAGCGAATGATCTCTCTTGTTCCAATACAGCGGTTATTTATGATGGTTCTGAGTCTTATGATGACATTATGGCTAAATTAGAGAATAGGGGAACGAGTTTAATTGAAAAACATTGCAAAAAATTTAATATTAAATATAATAAAGTTGGTGCATTAAGAATTTCATCAAATGAAACTAGATATGATGTATTTGATATAATGTATAAAAATGCTATGGAGCGGTCTATCGAAGGCGTAAATATAATAGAAGGCAATCAAATTTATAATATAGAGCCTAATTTAGGGACAAATATAAATAAAGCTTTGTATTCTAAAAATATTGCATTAATTGCGCCTTATAATTTAGCTGTTTCTTATGCAGAAGTAGCAGCAGATAATGGTGTTAATTTTAGATTAGAAGAAGAAGTTATAGATATTAAAAACATTTCTAAGGGATTTAAGGTGACTACAAATAAAAATAAATTTACATGCAAATTTGTAATTAATACAATTTCAAATGAAATTTCTATTGATAAGCAAAGCAAAACTTATAATGAGATAAATAGTAAAAAAATAAAATATATATTATTTAATGGAAAATTAAAGAATAATATAAACGGTGTTGTTATTAATGATATTGATGATGATACGTCAATAATTAATATATCTACATTATCAAAAGGAAGTTTAATAGGAATTAAAAGTAATAATTATTTAAGTTTAGAAGAAGAATTAAAATTATCGCAAAGTATTTTAACTGGAATAAAGAAGGAATCAATAACTAATATATTTACAGAAACATATAGTGAAGAAAGTATGTTCATAGATGATAGCAATATTATTGATGGATATATAAAAGTTGTAGGAAATCATTATGCAAAAATAACAATTGCACCGGCTATTGCTTTAGATATTGAGGAAAAAATTAAAGTAAATATGAATATAACTAAGAAAAGAGACTATGTTGATAGAAAAAGAGAAGTATATATATTTAGAAATATGTCTAAAGATCAAAAAAATAAAATAATTGCTTTAGACGAAAGGTATGGAAACATTATTTGTAGTTGTAATTGTATTTCAGAAGGTGAGATAGTTGATTCTATAAGAAGGCCATTAGGTGCAAGAACTGTAAAAGCAGTAAAGAGACGTACAGGAATCGGTCTTGGAAGCTGTAATGGATCAGACTGTAATATGAAAATTATAAAAATTTTAGCTAGAGAAATGAATAAAAGTGTTTTAAATGTAGTAGATGACTCTATGCATTCTAAAGTTTTGGTAGGAAGAATTAAAGAATTCAATGAAATATAA
- the addB gene encoding helicase-exonuclease AddAB subunit AddB produces the protein MSIRFIYGRAGVGKSKFCIDQIKNNIVEETDNKLILLVPEQYTFNTENKVLKFIGERALLRTEVLSFKKMAHEVSEECGGRVKDIIKESGRNMLIHRVLNENMDSLDYFKKISREQGFNEIISEIISEFKKYNVDIETLRKIDEKVDDIELIQKLNELTIIYEAFNSKMHESYIDGDDELTLLSKKLLENDIYTGAEVWIDEFTSFTPQQLEIVRLLAKRCKRVNITLCMECKSLEGEDITDVFNTINNTENNILKIMKENNVAYDEPIDLNNNIPYRFKDNLELKHIERYFFTYPFNEYDKSCNSVVLYKANNIYDEVDRVAKSIVELVREKGYRYKDISVVCRNIDDYEKVTSVIFKDYDIPYFLDKKTQLLSNPLIILISSAFEILFKNWSYESMFKYLKSGLVGIENSYIDILENFILEHGIKSYKWTVEEIISEKWFNNNEELTKEKILISEIMDEIRKPLMTFHNKINGKYKVRDICAAIYEFIIDVKAFERINNWIENFEKIGLEDKVKEYSQVQSIVVDILDQAVDVIGEEILESFEFFKILNSGFTNETIGVIPVALDQVNIGDIARIKGRDVKVLYIVGINDGVLPSSKKDEGILSDKDRGILNEIGVKLASTTRNKVFEEQFLLYTALSISSEYLMLSYPMADFEGKSLRPSIVIPRIKKIFPKLVEESAIYDLKSRKDKISKVIAPIPTFNELIVAVRRDFDKEDIEAYWPEVYNWFKENEDFKDKVKNIFKGLTYSNVGDKVAKKKLRKLYQNEMGKLVFSVSRLEKYAECPFSYFVQYGLKAKNRKVYEFTPPDLGSFVHEMLDSFTNKIKDEGILWSELDNEKCNAIVSNIIDKKLNGESNYILNSTKKFKYLAQRFKRVISKSVSVIANQIGKGEFEVFKTEFNFGSFSSGEAITLDLESKEKIYLQGRIDRIDTLDLDGETYIRIIDYKTGAKKFDLNELYYGLQMQLLVYLDALIKNSKYILDKQVRPGAVLYFKIDDPIIKGKKEMTTEEVQQEVLDALKMKGLILKDARVARAMDKDIEGYSLVIPAAFKTDGDFKANSDVVTEDEFTLLRKYVNKKMIELCEDMLSGDIKIEPTKHSNRTHCEYCDFSAICQFDSSIKDNKYKIIMKKPQNDIWNNIEKEISNSNEASDS, from the coding sequence ATGAGTATAAGATTTATTTACGGAAGAGCAGGAGTAGGAAAAAGTAAGTTTTGTATTGATCAAATAAAAAATAATATAGTTGAAGAGACTGATAATAAATTAATTTTATTAGTTCCAGAACAATATACATTTAATACTGAAAACAAGGTTTTAAAGTTCATTGGAGAGCGTGCTCTTCTGAGAACAGAAGTATTAAGTTTTAAGAAAATGGCACATGAAGTTTCTGAAGAATGTGGTGGACGTGTTAAAGATATAATAAAAGAGTCTGGAAGAAACATGCTAATTCATAGGGTACTAAATGAAAATATGGATTCTTTAGATTATTTTAAAAAAATATCTAGGGAGCAAGGATTTAATGAAATTATATCTGAAATAATAAGTGAATTTAAAAAATACAATGTTGATATAGAGACCTTGAGAAAAATAGATGAAAAAGTAGATGATATTGAATTGATACAAAAGCTTAATGAATTAACAATAATTTATGAAGCATTTAATTCAAAGATGCATGAAAGTTATATTGATGGAGATGATGAATTAACATTATTAAGCAAGAAATTATTAGAAAATGATATATATACAGGTGCTGAAGTCTGGATAGATGAATTCACTAGTTTTACCCCTCAACAATTGGAGATTGTAAGACTATTAGCAAAGAGGTGTAAGAGAGTTAATATAACCCTTTGTATGGAATGTAAATCATTAGAGGGTGAAGACATAACGGATGTATTTAATACTATAAACAATACAGAAAATAATATATTAAAAATAATGAAAGAAAATAATGTAGCTTATGATGAACCTATTGATTTAAATAATAATATACCATATAGATTTAAGGATAACTTAGAACTTAAGCATATAGAAAGGTACTTTTTTACTTATCCATTTAATGAATATGATAAAAGCTGTAATAGTGTAGTACTTTATAAAGCAAATAACATTTATGATGAAGTAGATAGAGTTGCTAAAAGCATTGTAGAGCTTGTAAGAGAAAAGGGATATAGATATAAAGATATATCTGTAGTTTGCAGAAATATAGATGATTATGAAAAAGTAACATCAGTAATATTTAAGGATTATGATATTCCATATTTCTTGGATAAAAAAACTCAATTATTGAGCAATCCATTAATTATACTTATAAGTTCTGCTTTTGAAATATTATTTAAAAATTGGTCTTATGAGAGTATGTTTAAGTATTTAAAAAGTGGATTAGTTGGAATAGAGAATTCATATATAGATATTTTAGAGAATTTTATATTAGAACACGGAATAAAGAGCTATAAATGGACAGTAGAGGAAATAATTAGCGAAAAGTGGTTTAATAATAATGAAGAATTAACAAAAGAAAAAATATTAATATCTGAAATTATGGATGAGATAAGAAAGCCTCTTATGACTTTTCATAATAAAATAAATGGAAAATATAAAGTTAGAGATATATGCGCAGCTATTTATGAGTTTATAATAGATGTAAAAGCTTTTGAAAGAATAAATAATTGGATTGAAAATTTTGAGAAAATTGGATTAGAAGATAAGGTTAAGGAATATAGTCAAGTTCAAAGTATAGTTGTAGATATTTTAGATCAAGCAGTAGATGTAATTGGTGAAGAAATACTAGAATCATTTGAATTTTTCAAGATATTAAATTCTGGTTTTACAAATGAAACAATAGGTGTTATACCTGTAGCTTTAGATCAAGTTAATATTGGTGACATAGCAAGGATTAAAGGTAGAGATGTTAAGGTTCTTTATATAGTGGGAATTAATGACGGTGTATTACCATCTTCTAAAAAGGATGAGGGAATATTATCTGATAAAGATAGGGGAATATTAAATGAAATAGGAGTAAAGTTAGCATCAACTACTAGAAACAAGGTTTTTGAGGAACAGTTTTTATTATATACAGCATTATCAATAAGTAGTGAATATTTAATGTTATCATATCCTATGGCAGATTTTGAAGGCAAGTCATTAAGACCATCTATAGTTATACCTAGGATTAAGAAAATATTCCCCAAATTAGTTGAGGAAAGTGCAATCTATGATTTAAAAAGCCGAAAGGACAAAATAAGTAAAGTTATTGCACCAATTCCTACCTTTAATGAACTTATAGTTGCTGTAAGAAGAGATTTTGACAAAGAAGATATAGAAGCTTACTGGCCAGAGGTTTACAACTGGTTTAAGGAAAATGAGGATTTTAAGGATAAGGTTAAAAATATATTTAAAGGTCTTACATATTCTAATGTAGGAGATAAAGTTGCTAAGAAAAAGCTTAGAAAACTTTATCAAAATGAGATGGGAAAATTGGTGTTTAGTGTTTCAAGATTAGAAAAATATGCCGAATGTCCATTTTCTTATTTTGTTCAATATGGCCTTAAGGCTAAAAATAGAAAAGTATATGAATTTACGCCACCTGATTTAGGTTCATTTGTACATGAGATGTTAGATTCATTTACAAATAAGATTAAAGATGAAGGGATTTTATGGTCTGAATTAGACAATGAAAAATGTAACGCTATTGTATCTAATATAATTGATAAAAAATTAAATGGAGAAAGTAATTATATATTAAATAGTACAAAGAAGTTTAAATATTTAGCACAACGTTTTAAAAGAGTAATTTCTAAATCTGTTTCAGTTATTGCAAATCAAATAGGAAAAGGTGAATTTGAAGTATTCAAGACTGAATTTAATTTTGGAAGCTTTAGTTCGGGGGAAGCTATAACTCTAGATTTAGAATCTAAAGAAAAAATATATCTTCAAGGTAGAATTGATAGAATAGATACATTAGATTTAGATGGTGAAACCTATATTAGAATTATAGATTATAAAACAGGTGCTAAGAAGTTTGATTTAAATGAACTTTATTATGGATTGCAAATGCAATTATTAGTATATTTAGATGCACTTATTAAAAATTCTAAATATATATTAGATAAGCAAGTAAGACCTGGAGCAGTATTATATTTTAAAATAGATGATCCTATAATCAAAGGCAAGAAAGAAATGACTACAGAAGAGGTACAACAAGAAGTTTTAGATGCTTTAAAGATGAAAGGATTAATTTTAAAGGATGCTAGAGTAGCTCGTGCTATGGATAAGGATATTGAAGGATATTCATTGGTTATACCAGCTGCATTTAAAACAGATGGTGATTTTAAGGCTAATAGTGATGTAGTAACAGAAGATGAGTTTACGTTACTTAGAAAATATGTTAATAAAAAGATGATTGAATTGTGTGAGGATATGTTGAGTGGAGATATTAAGATAGAACCTACTAAACATTCAAATAGAACTCATTGTGAGTATTGTGATTTTTCAGCAATATGTCAATTTGATTCAAGTATAAAAGATAATAAATATAAAATTATAATGAAGAAACCTCAAAATGATATTTGGAATAACATAGAAAAAGAAATAAGTAATTCTAATGAAGCAAGTGATTCTTAG
- the gyrA gene encoding DNA gyrase subunit A: MDFNQGKVKEVDIKDEMKKCYIDYAMSVIVGRALPDVRDGLKPVHRRILFSMQELGLYPEKGYRKCARIVGDVLGKYHPHGDSSVYDALVRMAQDFSMRYMLVDGHGNFGSVDGDGAAAMRYTESKMNKIAVEMLRDINKNTVDFMPNFDGEEQEPVVLPARYPNLLVNGSSGIAVGMATNIPPHNLGEIIDGTIMLIDNPDVTVLDLMTKIKGPDFPTGATIMGKAGIRAAYETGRGKIVVRAKAEFEEENGRNKIIFTEIPYQVNKSKLIENIADLVKDKKITGISDLRDESDRDGMRIVIELKRDANPNIVLNLLYKHTKLQDTFGVIMLALVNNQPKVLNLKQILEYYIEFQKEVITRRTIFDLNKAEARAHILEGLKIALDNIDEVISIIRNSKTSEIARNTLIERFDFSEKQCQAILEMKLRRLTGLERDKIEDEYNELMRLVEYLKSILDNQEKLLGVIKDELIEIRTKYSDERRSKIEKILNEIDIEDLIQVEDVVITLTNSGYVKRILADTYSAQRRGGKGIQAMTTKEDDLVEHVMITSTHSDVLFFTNKGRVYKLRAYEIPDAGRQAKGTNLINLIAIEPDEKIQTVLTVTDDKKEGFLFMGTKNGIVKKTPISEFKNLRKNGLIAISLKDGDELLKVKNTHGDANIMVITQNGYAVKFNEKNVRPMGRTASGVKAINLKGDDIAVCMDIAADGEELLVISENGYGKRTPITAYKLQNRGGVGLITYKISDKTGKLVGATICKVDDELMLINSSGVAIRINVSDISVTSRSAMGVTLMRTNEDEKVVAIAKILSSYDSEKELDEENQDDNNTVQEIDNNIVQEIDNIEE, encoded by the coding sequence GATGTAAGAGATGGCTTAAAGCCAGTACATAGAAGAATACTATTTTCTATGCAAGAACTAGGGTTATATCCAGAAAAAGGATATAGAAAATGTGCAAGAATAGTCGGAGACGTTTTAGGTAAGTATCATCCACATGGAGATAGTTCTGTTTATGATGCATTAGTAAGAATGGCTCAAGATTTTTCAATGAGATATATGTTAGTTGATGGTCATGGAAATTTTGGCTCTGTTGACGGTGATGGAGCAGCTGCAATGAGATATACAGAATCAAAAATGAATAAAATTGCTGTTGAAATGTTAAGAGATATTAACAAGAATACAGTTGATTTTATGCCTAATTTTGATGGAGAAGAACAAGAACCAGTAGTATTGCCAGCTAGATACCCAAATCTTTTAGTTAATGGTTCATCAGGAATTGCTGTTGGAATGGCAACTAATATTCCACCACATAATTTAGGTGAAATAATAGATGGTACAATAATGCTTATTGATAATCCTGATGTTACAGTATTAGATCTTATGACTAAAATTAAAGGTCCTGATTTTCCAACTGGAGCAACTATAATGGGTAAAGCTGGAATAAGAGCAGCATATGAAACAGGAAGAGGAAAAATAGTTGTAAGAGCAAAGGCTGAATTTGAAGAGGAAAATGGAAGAAACAAAATAATTTTTACTGAGATACCATATCAAGTAAATAAATCAAAACTTATAGAAAATATTGCTGACTTAGTAAAGGATAAGAAGATTACTGGAATATCTGATTTGAGAGACGAATCAGATAGAGACGGTATGAGAATTGTAATTGAATTAAAACGGGATGCTAATCCTAATATAGTATTAAACTTGTTGTATAAGCACACAAAACTTCAAGATACGTTTGGGGTTATTATGTTAGCATTAGTTAACAATCAACCAAAGGTTTTAAATTTGAAACAAATATTAGAATATTATATAGAGTTTCAAAAGGAAGTAATAACAAGAAGAACTATATTTGATTTAAATAAAGCTGAAGCTAGAGCACATATATTAGAAGGTCTAAAAATAGCTTTAGATAATATTGATGAAGTAATAAGTATAATAAGAAATTCTAAGACTAGTGAAATAGCTAGAAATACTTTAATAGAAAGATTTGATTTTTCTGAAAAGCAATGTCAAGCTATATTGGAAATGAAATTAAGACGATTAACTGGTCTAGAAAGAGATAAAATTGAGGACGAGTATAATGAGTTAATGAGACTAGTAGAATACTTAAAATCTATTTTAGATAATCAAGAAAAATTATTAGGTGTTATTAAAGATGAACTTATTGAGATAAGAACTAAGTATTCAGATGAAAGAAGAAGCAAGATTGAAAAAATCCTAAATGAAATTGATATAGAAGATTTAATTCAAGTAGAAGATGTTGTTATAACATTAACTAATTCAGGATATGTAAAAAGAATTTTAGCAGATACCTATTCAGCACAACGAAGAGGTGGAAAGGGTATTCAAGCCATGACAACAAAGGAAGATGACCTTGTTGAACATGTAATGATAACATCAACACATTCAGATGTATTATTCTTTACCAATAAGGGAAGAGTATATAAATTAAGAGCTTATGAAATTCCTGATGCTGGAAGACAAGCAAAAGGAACAAATTTAATAAATCTTATAGCAATAGAACCTGATGAAAAAATTCAAACAGTATTAACAGTAACAGATGATAAAAAAGAAGGTTTCTTATTCATGGGAACTAAGAATGGTATAGTAAAGAAAACTCCTATAAGTGAATTTAAGAATTTAAGAAAAAATGGATTAATTGCAATAAGCTTAAAAGATGGAGATGAATTATTAAAAGTTAAGAATACCCATGGAGATGCAAATATTATGGTAATAACTCAAAATGGTTATGCTGTTAAATTTAATGAAAAAAATGTTAGACCTATGGGAAGAACTGCATCTGGAGTTAAAGCTATTAATTTAAAAGGTGATGATATAGCAGTATGTATGGATATTGCTGCTGATGGAGAAGAACTATTAGTAATAAGTGAAAATGGATATGGAAAGAGAACCCCTATAACAGCATATAAACTACAAAATAGAGGTGGAGTAGGGTTAATAACTTATAAGATTAGTGATAAGACAGGAAAACTTGTTGGAGCTACAATATGTAAGGTTGATGATGAGTTAATGCTTATAAATTCTAGTGGAGTAGCTATTAGAATTAATGTATCTGATATTTCTGTTACAAGTAGATCCGCAATGGGTGTAACACTAATGAGAACTAATGAAGACGAAAAAGTAGTTGCTATAGCTAAAATACTAAGTAGTTATGATTCTGAAAAAGAGTTAGATGAAGAAAATCAGGATGATAATAATACAGTTCAAGAAATAGACAATAATATAGTTCAAGAAATAGATAATATAGAAGAATAA
- a CDS encoding GNAT family N-acetyltransferase has product MLKGHNIYLRLLEKKDIKILYKLCNEEKVSKYNTIPNDIQNNNQGTNLRKALSIINEKNVLVGFITYKESNYCNRIYSIGITIGSKYWGKKYGQDSIETLLKYLFEELNAIRVELEVIKCNLRAINCYKKCGFIEEGIRKNKVYIEGEYVDTLIMGILRE; this is encoded by the coding sequence ATGCTTAAAGGACATAATATATATTTAAGGCTATTAGAAAAAAAAGATATTAAAATATTGTACAAACTATGTAATGAAGAAAAGGTTAGTAAATATAATACAATACCTAACGATATACAAAATAATAATCAAGGAACAAATTTAAGGAAAGCATTAAGTATAATTAACGAAAAAAATGTTTTAGTTGGGTTTATAACATATAAGGAGAGTAATTATTGTAATAGGATATATTCCATTGGAATAACTATTGGTAGTAAGTATTGGGGAAAGAAGTATGGTCAAGACTCTATAGAAACCCTATTAAAGTATTTATTTGAAGAACTTAATGCTATAAGGGTAGAATTAGAGGTTATCAAATGTAACTTAAGAGCTATAAATTGTTACAAAAAGTGTGGTTTTATAGAAGAAGGTATCAGAAAAAATAAGGTTTATATAGAAGGAGAATATGTAGATACTTTAATTATGGGTATACTTAGAGAATAA
- a CDS encoding transcription repressor NadR, whose translation MNSVDRRESIIKLLLVSNEPIKGSVIASKYLVTRQVIVKDIAILRAKGENIIATPDGYIINKKENKVKAIIAVTHNEEEMFTEMSIVIKYGGTIEDVIVEHPLYGEIAAMLMIKNYNELNKFVQKYQEQKARLLSVLTNGVHLHTISAESDDDINLIISELKKNNFIVSDLED comes from the coding sequence ATGAATTCTGTTGATAGAAGAGAAAGTATAATTAAATTACTATTAGTAAGTAATGAACCAATAAAAGGGAGTGTAATAGCAAGCAAATATTTAGTAACTAGACAGGTAATAGTAAAAGATATAGCAATTCTTAGAGCTAAGGGAGAAAATATAATAGCAACTCCAGATGGATATATAATTAACAAAAAAGAAAATAAAGTTAAAGCAATTATTGCAGTAACACATAATGAAGAAGAAATGTTTACCGAAATGAGTATAGTAATTAAATATGGTGGAACAATTGAAGATGTAATAGTAGAGCATCCGTTATATGGAGAAATAGCAGCAATGCTTATGATAAAAAATTATAATGAATTAAATAAATTTGTTCAAAAATATCAAGAGCAAAAGGCCAGGTTATTATCTGTATTAACAAATGGAGTTCATTTACATACTATATCAGCGGAAAGTGACGATGATATTAATTTAATTATATCAGAATTAAAAAAAAATAATTTTATAGTTTCAGATTTGGAGGATTAA